The Candidatus Desulfatibia profunda genome contains a region encoding:
- a CDS encoding MBL fold metallo-hydrolase: MKPIVLCMIVCASVFAFSAAAEKRFETDIIATSASDLEITFIGHGSLMFAFGGKVIHVDPFSRLADYAQLPEADIILITHEHFDHLDLNALNMIRKDQTAIVLSESCASSVSGGIIMKNKDVRTVEGLEIEAVPAYNIVHMRSEGQPFHPKGVGNGYIIRFGDKRVYVVGDTENTPEMKQLKNIDIAFLPMNLPYTMTPEMVADAARAFKPGILYPYHYGSTATSQLVDLLKSSKEIEVRIRRME, translated from the coding sequence ATGAAACCGATAGTATTATGTATGATTGTTTGTGCAAGCGTTTTTGCATTTTCTGCCGCGGCCGAGAAACGCTTTGAAACCGATATTATTGCAACATCCGCCAGCGATCTCGAGATCACATTTATCGGTCACGGCAGCCTGATGTTTGCTTTCGGCGGGAAGGTCATTCATGTTGACCCTTTCAGCCGGCTGGCCGATTATGCCCAACTTCCCGAAGCCGATATTATTCTGATAACCCACGAGCATTTCGACCACCTCGACCTGAATGCACTGAACATGATACGTAAAGACCAAACCGCAATCGTTTTGAGCGAATCGTGCGCAAGCAGTGTCAGCGGTGGCATCATCATGAAAAACAAAGATGTCCGAACCGTTGAGGGTCTGGAAATCGAAGCTGTTCCGGCCTACAATATCGTTCATATGCGCAGTGAAGGGCAGCCGTTTCATCCCAAGGGCGTTGGCAACGGATATATTATCCGGTTTGGAGACAAAAGGGTGTATGTGGTCGGCGACACGGAAAATACACCGGAGATGAAACAATTGAAAAACATCGATATCGCTTTTTTGCCCATGAACCTGCCGTATACCATGACGCCGGAGATGGTGGCCGATGCTGCCAGGGCGTTCAAACCCGGAATCCTTTATCCGTATCATTACGGCAGCACCGCCACATCCCAATTGGTCGATTTGCTGAAAAGCAGCAAGGAAATCGAAGTGCGCATTCGCAGAATGGAGTAA